The following coding sequences lie in one Vibrio sp. BS-M-Sm-2 genomic window:
- a CDS encoding CvpA family protein — protein sequence MNWLDFVILGVIGFSAVISLVRGFAKEALSLVIWFGAFFIASQYYAKLAMYFTNIEDEMFRNGTAIAALFVATLVVGALVNYVIGQLVQKTGLSGTDRILGVVFGGLRGVLIVSAVLFFMDAFTAFPSSEWWKNSQLVPEFSRIIAPFFEHLQATSSFLSGAL from the coding sequence ATGAATTGGTTAGATTTTGTCATTTTAGGCGTGATCGGCTTCTCTGCCGTGATCAGTTTAGTTCGTGGTTTCGCTAAAGAAGCCTTGTCACTCGTAATTTGGTTTGGAGCATTTTTTATTGCTAGCCAGTACTACGCTAAATTAGCAATGTACTTCACCAATATCGAAGATGAGATGTTTCGAAACGGAACTGCGATAGCAGCATTGTTTGTTGCAACGTTAGTTGTGGGTGCCTTAGTTAACTATGTCATCGGTCAGCTAGTTCAGAAAACAGGCCTGTCAGGTACAGATAGAATCCTCGGTGTCGTCTTTGGTGGCTTACGTGGTGTTTTGATTGTTTCTGCAGTGTTGTTTTTCATGGATGCGTTTACTGCATTCCCAAGTTCTGAGTGGTGGAAGAATTCGCAATTGGTTCCGGAATTTAGTCGAATCATTGCGCCGTTCTTCGAGCATTTACAAGCAACATCTAGTTTCTTATCTGGCGCGCTCTAG
- the purF gene encoding amidophosphoribosyltransferase: MCGIVGIVGSTPVNQSIYDALTVLQHRGQDAAGICTIESNRFRLRKANGLVKDVFEAKHMQRLQGEVGIGHVRYPTAGSSSASEAQPFYVNSPFGITLAHNGNLTNANEVREKLFEKDRRHVNTTSDSEVLLNVLAHEIDTVKGNVTSDDVFRAVANVHRTIRGAYAVTAMIIGHGMIAFRDPHGIRPLCLGKREVQGKTEYMVASESVALDAVGFDFMRDVAPGEAIYATFDGELFTKQCADNPQLNPCIFEFVYFARPDSFIDKISVYSARVEMGEMLGKRIKEEYADLDIDVVIPIPETSNDIALRIAQAINKPYRQGFVKNRYVGRTFIMPGQQQRKKSVRRKLNAIRSEFKGKNVLLVDDSIVRGTTSEQIIEMARDSGANKVFMVSAAPEVRFPNVYGIDMPSATELIAHGRDNETICKQIGADALIFQTLPDLISAVGMGNQDIARFDTSVFNGEYVTGDIDQAYLDFLDSLRNDDSKVQREIQQDLANLELHNEGA, from the coding sequence ATGTGTGGTATTGTTGGAATCGTGGGTTCAACACCTGTAAACCAGTCTATTTATGACGCTTTAACGGTATTGCAGCATCGTGGCCAAGATGCCGCTGGTATTTGTACCATAGAAAGCAATCGTTTCCGTCTGCGTAAGGCGAACGGTTTAGTAAAAGATGTTTTTGAAGCAAAACACATGCAGCGCCTACAAGGTGAAGTTGGTATTGGCCATGTTCGTTATCCTACAGCGGGTAGTTCAAGTGCGTCTGAAGCTCAGCCTTTTTACGTAAACTCTCCTTTTGGCATTACGTTGGCACACAACGGTAACCTGACGAACGCAAATGAAGTTCGTGAAAAGTTGTTCGAAAAAGACCGTCGTCATGTAAATACAACCTCTGACTCTGAAGTTCTACTGAACGTATTAGCTCATGAGATCGATACCGTTAAAGGTAACGTGACTTCAGATGACGTTTTCCGCGCTGTTGCAAATGTGCACCGTACAATTCGTGGTGCTTATGCTGTAACTGCGATGATCATCGGCCACGGTATGATTGCATTCCGTGACCCACATGGTATTCGTCCACTGTGCCTTGGTAAGCGTGAAGTTCAAGGTAAAACAGAGTACATGGTAGCGTCTGAATCGGTAGCACTCGATGCTGTTGGTTTTGACTTCATGCGCGACGTAGCACCAGGTGAAGCTATCTACGCAACGTTTGACGGTGAGCTTTTCACTAAGCAATGCGCAGACAACCCACAACTAAACCCATGTATCTTTGAGTTTGTATACTTTGCACGCCCAGATTCATTTATCGACAAAATTTCGGTTTACAGCGCACGCGTTGAGATGGGTGAGATGCTTGGTAAGCGTATTAAAGAAGAGTATGCAGACTTAGATATTGATGTGGTTATCCCAATTCCTGAAACATCGAATGATATTGCGCTACGAATTGCTCAAGCGATCAATAAGCCATACCGTCAAGGTTTCGTGAAAAACCGCTATGTTGGTCGCACGTTCATTATGCCTGGTCAGCAACAACGTAAGAAGTCGGTTCGCCGTAAGCTCAACGCAATCCGCTCTGAGTTTAAAGGTAAGAACGTTCTTCTAGTTGACGATTCTATCGTTCGTGGTACGACATCAGAGCAAATCATCGAGATGGCTCGTGATTCTGGCGCAAACAAGGTTTTCATGGTATCAGCGGCTCCAGAGGTTCGCTTCCCTAACGTTTACGGCATTGATATGCCGAGCGCGACAGAGCTGATTGCTCATGGTCGTGATAACGAAACGATTTGTAAGCAGATTGGCGCAGATGCTCTGATTTTCCAAACACTACCAGATTTGATTTCTGCAGTAGGCATGGGCAATCAAGACATCGCACGCTTCGATACATCAGTATTCAACGGTGAGTATGTAACGGGCGATATCGACCAAGCGTACCTAGATTTCCTAGACTCTTTGCGTAATGACGACTCAAAGGTTCAACGTGAGATTCAACAAGATCTTGCGAACTTAGAGTTACACAATGAAGGTGCTTAA
- a CDS encoding LysR family transcriptional regulator, which yields MKLDDLNLFRLVVENGSYTATSRKTMIPVATITRRIQALEDSLNLRLLNRHARKLSLTEAGERFFNECSPLLQRLSSTAEELTDVCKGASGKIRITAPSNLTKRMMMPMFSEFMTQYPDINIELMMNNQADQLDPTEWDVIFRVGPQRDSSLIARKISEVKDILIASPEYLAKNPAPSHAEELANHSLLKGYPLIKWQLSNSNEETVVNSEKGRFNANALNVVRQACSEGLGITLMPDVMIREYIEDGSLVQVLEDWSANPRDIYMLYNHKDHLPEKVRLFIDFVIAYHIH from the coding sequence ATGAAATTAGATGATTTAAACCTCTTTCGACTCGTCGTTGAAAATGGGAGCTACACCGCAACATCGCGCAAGACTATGATTCCGGTTGCGACCATCACACGACGCATCCAAGCCTTGGAAGATTCTTTGAACCTTAGGCTTCTCAATAGACACGCGCGTAAACTTTCTTTAACAGAGGCAGGCGAACGTTTCTTCAATGAATGCTCTCCGCTGTTGCAACGTCTCTCTTCTACCGCAGAAGAGTTAACTGACGTGTGCAAAGGCGCTTCCGGTAAGATTCGTATTACGGCCCCCTCAAATCTGACCAAGCGCATGATGATGCCAATGTTCAGTGAATTCATGACTCAATACCCTGATATCAATATTGAGCTGATGATGAACAACCAAGCAGATCAGCTGGATCCAACTGAGTGGGATGTCATTTTCCGTGTCGGCCCGCAGCGTGATTCAAGCCTAATCGCTCGCAAAATCAGTGAAGTCAAAGATATTCTTATCGCGAGCCCTGAGTACTTAGCGAAGAACCCAGCTCCAAGCCATGCTGAAGAGCTAGCGAACCATTCGCTACTCAAAGGCTACCCGCTGATTAAGTGGCAGCTGAGTAATTCGAATGAAGAGACGGTGGTAAATAGCGAGAAAGGCCGTTTCAACGCCAATGCGCTTAATGTCGTGAGACAAGCTTGCTCAGAAGGCCTAGGTATTACCCTGATGCCTGACGTGATGATTCGTGAATACATTGAAGATGGCAGCTTAGTACAAGTCTTAGAAGACTGGAGCGCTAACCCTCGTGATATTTATATGCTTTACAACCACAAAGACCATCTACCAGAGAAAGTTAGATTGTTTATTGATTTTGTGATCGCATACCACATTCATTAA
- a CDS encoding response regulator yields the protein MYKTHSQPVMTSAQEVINQKCVMLVDDDPIFRRITSAYLDKVGYKVVEAENGLDALQKLRDSAPDLIVCDLSMPILDGIELVEELSLEYPSLPMIVVSGTDDMSDVAKALRFGIKDFLAKPLEDHGHLGSAIANTLTDSFDNISDQRDFSSQWFCVDDGGEIPEDQELHWHLNYLQDNPSAAKDLLHALLPEKDTRQGSWRCSYRLLQSTEMMPLVFDYAWMMNGQFAFYLVDSSSSDNGGSATTLLVRALFHDYIRNRKDFNVDLKDIAEILEKGIRCSKCSTPVNALFGVADLAEGTISILPAGLDGQWSNGELNQHIAAGERLGENCKKNFITRDLPIEQGCQLSLSLLGAASFSLDIHQGSTD from the coding sequence ATGTACAAAACTCACAGTCAGCCAGTAATGACCTCGGCTCAGGAAGTAATTAACCAAAAATGCGTGATGTTGGTTGATGATGATCCTATTTTTCGCCGTATAACCAGCGCGTACCTAGACAAGGTCGGTTATAAAGTGGTTGAGGCTGAAAATGGACTGGACGCTCTGCAAAAGCTTAGAGACTCAGCGCCAGATTTAATTGTGTGTGATTTATCAATGCCAATACTTGATGGCATAGAGCTTGTGGAAGAGCTCAGTTTAGAGTACCCGTCACTGCCTATGATCGTGGTGTCCGGCACTGATGATATGTCTGATGTGGCGAAAGCCTTGCGATTTGGTATTAAAGACTTTTTAGCGAAACCGTTAGAGGATCACGGTCATCTAGGAAGTGCGATTGCGAATACATTGACAGATTCGTTCGATAACATTTCAGACCAACGAGATTTTTCGAGCCAGTGGTTCTGTGTGGATGACGGGGGAGAGATCCCTGAAGACCAAGAACTGCATTGGCACCTGAATTACCTTCAAGATAATCCAAGCGCAGCAAAAGATTTACTGCATGCGCTGCTTCCAGAGAAAGATACGCGACAAGGCTCATGGCGTTGCAGTTACCGTTTACTGCAATCAACAGAGATGATGCCACTTGTGTTTGATTATGCGTGGATGATGAACGGGCAATTTGCTTTTTACCTCGTCGATTCATCGTCTTCTGATAATGGCGGCTCAGCAACAACATTGTTGGTGAGAGCGCTGTTCCACGATTACATAAGAAACAGAAAAGATTTTAATGTTGATCTCAAAGATATTGCTGAGATCTTAGAGAAGGGGATTCGTTGCTCTAAATGTTCTACCCCAGTGAATGCCTTGTTTGGTGTTGCCGACCTTGCCGAGGGAACCATCTCCATTTTACCTGCGGGCTTAGATGGGCAATGGTCGAATGGTGAATTGAATCAACATATTGCAGCAGGTGAGCGCTTGGGCGAGAACTGCAAGAAGAACTTTATAACGCGGGACCTTCCGATCGAACAGGGCTGCCAACTTTCGTTAAGCCTACTTGGAGCGGCAAGTTTTAGTTTAGACATACACCAAGGGTCTACCGATTAA
- a CDS encoding YbaN family protein — protein sequence MAGGLCIFLAVLGIVLPVLPTTPFLLLASACFMRSNPKVHKWMHEHKTLGPLLNNWYQHGAVTKQVKTRGVFFILLSFALSIYFAPIMWVKAFLICVLVILLTWFMRLPTHELVADSKENHYH from the coding sequence ATTGCTGGTGGCCTTTGCATATTTCTCGCAGTTCTAGGGATAGTTTTACCTGTTCTGCCAACCACACCTTTTCTCCTTCTTGCTAGCGCATGCTTCATGCGAAGTAATCCGAAAGTTCATAAATGGATGCACGAGCACAAAACGCTGGGTCCTTTACTGAACAATTGGTACCAACACGGTGCCGTAACCAAACAAGTTAAAACGCGCGGCGTATTCTTTATCTTGTTGAGTTTTGCGTTATCCATCTACTTTGCCCCTATCATGTGGGTCAAGGCCTTCCTAATTTGTGTACTTGTTATTCTTCTCACATGGTTTATGCGACTTCCAACTCATGAGTTGGTTGCTGACAGCAAAGAAAATCACTACCATTAA
- the apt gene encoding adenine phosphoribosyltransferase, with product MNTEKISLIKASIKSIPDYPKAGILFRDVTSLMEDPAAYKATIDLLAETYKDMGFTKIVGTEARGFLFGAPLALELGVGFIPVRKPGKLPRETVAQSYELEYGTDTLEIHTDAIVEGDKVLMVDDLLATGGTIEATTKLIRQLGGVVEHAAFVINLPEIGGDKRLQGLGLEVFSICEFDGH from the coding sequence ATGAACACAGAAAAAATCTCTCTGATCAAAGCAAGCATCAAAAGCATTCCTGATTACCCTAAAGCGGGTATTTTGTTCCGTGACGTAACAAGCTTGATGGAAGATCCTGCCGCGTATAAAGCGACAATCGATCTGCTAGCGGAAACATACAAGGACATGGGCTTTACTAAGATCGTTGGTACTGAAGCTCGTGGTTTCTTATTTGGTGCGCCTTTGGCACTAGAGCTAGGTGTTGGTTTCATTCCTGTCCGTAAACCTGGCAAACTGCCTCGTGAAACTGTGGCACAATCTTATGAGCTTGAGTACGGCACAGATACGCTAGAAATCCATACTGACGCTATCGTTGAAGGCGATAAAGTGTTGATGGTTGATGATTTGTTAGCAACAGGCGGTACGATTGAAGCAACAACAAAGTTGATTCGTCAACTAGGTGGTGTGGTAGAACACGCTGCATTTGTTATTAACCTTCCAGAAATCGGTGGTGACAAGCGCTTACAAGGCTTAGGTCTAGAAGTGTTTAGCATCTGCGAATTCGACGGTCACTAA
- the dnaX gene encoding DNA polymerase III subunit gamma/tau: MSYLALARKWRPTKFKEVVGQAHVLTALENALSQNRLHHAYLFSGTRGVGKTTIGRLFAKGLNCETGITSIPCGECATCKEIDEGRFVDLLEIDAASRTKVEDTRELLDNVQYKPARGRFKVYLIDEVHMLSRHSFNALLKTLEEPPEYVKFLLATTDPQKLPVTILSRCLQFHLKPISVDNIHEQLDHILEQESVTSEPRALGMIAHAADGSMRDALSLTDQAIALGNGNVVTDTVAHMLGTLDTDQAIHLLEAISSKQPQVAMACIQSLAENGVEWDGLLNQLATQLHRLAMFQALPSTLDKAQPDAEKLELLSKALSPQDIQLYYQIVLKGREDLPLSPTARVGIEMVVLRMLAFRPTEQVVATAISTQSTSPAPASAVQSVAQPVSQPAPAPRQPAQVPQSVPMQQQAPQQQPRQQDMQQHSQAPQQSQSQYSDSQGYADHSGNQGYPEQGYPHSQYDAPPAYDERPSYGAEQPQQSNYQNQAPAQPQNAAPSAPPASAAPQGQSERPASPVSGLRHQLRSQRRGSTTPDSKGSAPKKAKATPAKTSVLDRVAQQHGGSERVSPASLSASSAEKVTNDNEPYRWKPSKPVVKEVSKELTPTQIKRALEHIKTPEMVDKLLQESIAQDEWSATIQKLETAKLVEQLALNSVFAKNDTSITLTLRASQAHLNTDRAQSELLQSLNTVLGEECHLSVEIGDGGETPLELRERLYQGKLKDAFTSLENDANVQFIERRFAAELDRDSVRPI; the protein is encoded by the coding sequence ATGAGCTATCTTGCGTTAGCGCGAAAATGGCGACCAACCAAATTCAAAGAAGTGGTTGGTCAAGCCCATGTTTTAACAGCATTAGAGAATGCCCTTAGCCAGAATAGGTTGCACCATGCATACCTGTTCAGCGGTACACGAGGTGTTGGTAAAACAACCATCGGTCGCTTATTCGCTAAGGGACTCAACTGTGAAACAGGCATTACCTCAATCCCTTGTGGTGAATGTGCAACCTGTAAAGAGATCGATGAAGGTCGTTTTGTTGACCTGCTAGAGATTGATGCGGCATCACGTACAAAGGTAGAAGATACCCGCGAGCTTCTGGACAATGTTCAGTACAAGCCGGCACGTGGTCGCTTCAAGGTTTACCTTATCGATGAAGTACACATGCTTTCTAGGCACAGTTTCAACGCGCTTCTAAAGACGTTAGAAGAGCCGCCTGAGTATGTGAAATTCTTGCTCGCAACGACTGATCCGCAAAAGCTTCCAGTGACGATTTTGTCGCGTTGTCTGCAGTTTCATCTTAAGCCGATCAGCGTTGATAATATTCACGAACAGCTTGACCACATTCTTGAACAAGAGAGTGTGACGTCTGAACCTCGTGCGCTAGGGATGATTGCTCATGCTGCTGACGGCAGTATGCGTGATGCTCTGAGTTTAACGGATCAAGCTATCGCATTAGGCAACGGTAATGTCGTGACAGACACCGTGGCTCACATGCTCGGTACGCTAGACACCGACCAAGCTATTCACCTGCTTGAAGCGATCAGCAGTAAGCAGCCTCAAGTGGCTATGGCTTGTATTCAAAGCCTTGCTGAGAACGGCGTAGAGTGGGATGGTTTGCTGAATCAGCTTGCGACTCAACTGCATCGTCTTGCTATGTTCCAAGCTCTGCCATCCACATTAGATAAAGCACAACCAGATGCTGAGAAGCTAGAACTGTTGAGTAAGGCGCTAAGCCCTCAAGACATTCAGCTGTATTACCAGATCGTGTTGAAAGGTCGTGAAGACTTACCATTGTCGCCAACCGCTCGTGTTGGCATTGAGATGGTGGTTTTACGCATGCTGGCATTTAGACCAACTGAACAAGTGGTTGCTACGGCAATCTCGACTCAGTCGACAAGCCCAGCGCCAGCTTCTGCAGTTCAGAGTGTTGCTCAGCCAGTGAGTCAACCTGCGCCAGCTCCGAGACAGCCTGCTCAGGTGCCACAGTCAGTTCCGATGCAGCAACAGGCACCTCAGCAGCAACCTCGTCAACAGGATATGCAGCAACACAGCCAAGCACCGCAGCAGAGTCAGAGCCAATATTCAGATTCACAAGGTTACGCTGACCATTCCGGCAACCAAGGTTACCCTGAACAGGGTTACCCGCATAGTCAGTATGATGCGCCACCGGCTTATGACGAACGTCCTAGCTACGGTGCAGAGCAGCCTCAACAATCGAATTATCAGAATCAAGCGCCAGCTCAGCCGCAAAACGCTGCACCTTCAGCGCCACCTGCTTCTGCTGCTCCGCAAGGACAATCAGAACGTCCGGCTTCACCTGTCAGTGGTTTACGCCACCAATTGCGTTCTCAACGCAGGGGCAGTACAACACCGGACAGCAAAGGTTCAGCGCCAAAAAAGGCTAAAGCGACACCAGCTAAAACTTCAGTTCTTGACCGAGTTGCTCAGCAACACGGTGGCTCTGAGCGGGTGTCGCCAGCTTCTTTATCTGCCTCCTCTGCAGAAAAGGTAACCAATGATAATGAACCTTATCGCTGGAAACCGTCTAAACCTGTAGTGAAAGAGGTGAGCAAAGAGCTTACACCTACTCAGATCAAGCGTGCGTTAGAGCATATTAAGACACCAGAAATGGTCGATAAATTGCTTCAAGAGTCGATTGCTCAAGATGAATGGTCCGCCACGATTCAAAAGCTAGAGACAGCCAAGCTTGTTGAACAGTTAGCATTGAACTCAGTGTTTGCTAAAAACGACACATCAATCACTTTAACGTTAAGAGCGAGCCAAGCTCACTTGAATACGGACCGCGCGCAGAGCGAACTATTACAGTCGCTCAATACTGTGCTCGGAGAAGAGTGTCATTTGAGTGTTGAAATCGGTGATGGTGGAGAAACGCCACTAGAATTACGAGAAAGGTTGTACCAAGGCAAGTTGAAAGACGCGTTTACCAGTTTGGAAAACGATGCCAACGTACAGTTTATCGAAAGACGTTTTGCTGCAGAACTCGACAGAGACAGCGTTCGTCCTATCTAG
- a CDS encoding YbaB/EbfC family nucleoid-associated protein, translated as MFGKGGMGNMMKQAQQMQERMQKLQEEIANMEVTGESGAGLVKVTITGSHSVRRVDIDESLMEDDKEMLEDLIAAAFNDAARRVEETQKEKMASVTGGMQLPPGMKMPF; from the coding sequence ATGTTTGGTAAAGGCGGTATGGGCAACATGATGAAGCAAGCCCAGCAAATGCAAGAGCGCATGCAAAAGCTTCAAGAAGAAATCGCAAATATGGAAGTTACAGGTGAGTCAGGTGCTGGCCTTGTAAAAGTAACGATCACTGGTAGCCACAGCGTTCGCCGTGTTGATATCGATGAAAGCCTAATGGAAGACGATAAAGAGATGCTTGAAGATCTTATCGCTGCTGCTTTCAACGATGCGGCTCGTCGCGTTGAAGAAACTCAAAAAGAGAAAATGGCTAGCGTAACTGGCGGAATGCAACTTCCACCAGGTATGAAGATGCCTTTCTAA
- the recR gene encoding recombination mediator RecR, with translation MRTSHMLEHLMEALRCLPGVGPKSAQRMAFHLLQRDRKGGLQLAEALSQAMTEIGHCNECRTFTEEDTCHICTNPKRQENGQICVVESPADIAAIEATGQYSGRYFVLMGHLSPLDGIGPSDIGLDVLDYRLRRGDISEVILATNPTVEGEATAHYIAELCNAHEVNASRIAHGVPVGGELELVDGTTLSHSLLGRHKI, from the coding sequence ATGCGTACCAGTCATATGCTGGAGCATTTGATGGAGGCCTTACGTTGTCTACCTGGGGTTGGCCCCAAGTCGGCGCAGCGTATGGCCTTTCATTTGTTACAGCGCGATAGAAAAGGCGGCCTACAGTTGGCTGAAGCTCTTAGCCAAGCAATGACCGAAATTGGTCACTGTAATGAGTGCCGTACTTTTACTGAAGAAGATACTTGCCACATTTGTACCAATCCTAAACGTCAGGAAAATGGTCAAATCTGTGTAGTAGAGAGCCCTGCAGACATTGCAGCTATCGAAGCAACTGGCCAATACTCTGGTCGTTACTTTGTTCTTATGGGTCACCTTTCACCACTTGATGGCATTGGTCCAAGTGATATCGGTCTCGATGTGCTGGACTACCGCTTACGACGTGGTGATATCTCTGAAGTAATCCTAGCGACCAACCCGACAGTTGAAGGGGAAGCGACAGCGCACTACATTGCTGAGCTATGTAATGCCCATGAAGTGAACGCAAGCCGTATCGCTCATGGTGTTCCCGTTGGTGGTGAGCTAGAGCTGGTGGATGGCACCACGCTTTCGCACTCCTTACTCGGTCGTCATAAGATCTAA
- a CDS encoding porin family protein has product MKKTLLVLALSSLTATTAFANESVPTPELMPEPIKTEFFVGGGLGYHSAKAQITGPGFKESKTAKGAAFHIRGGAYIQENHRITGTINFTGDNELWHSREDQDEINLDLAQTEFLLSYDYIHAINSQFSVFGGATVGMTQNTFKGEYIDLIDSSENGSAKSKETDFVYGLQAGVQYKIMKNVSADFQYRHMFESYSEGNLIELSVPNNSEFTVSVDYRF; this is encoded by the coding sequence ATGAAAAAAACACTACTTGTACTAGCTCTTTCTTCTTTAACGGCAACAACAGCTTTCGCTAACGAATCGGTACCAACCCCTGAATTAATGCCAGAACCAATTAAAACCGAGTTTTTTGTTGGTGGTGGTTTGGGTTACCACTCAGCTAAAGCTCAAATCACTGGACCTGGCTTTAAAGAAAGTAAAACAGCCAAAGGCGCTGCTTTCCATATTCGTGGCGGTGCTTACATTCAAGAAAACCACAGAATTACTGGTACGATTAACTTTACTGGTGACAATGAACTATGGCATAGCCGTGAGGATCAGGACGAAATTAATCTAGATTTAGCTCAGACAGAGTTCCTTTTATCTTATGACTATATTCACGCCATTAACTCTCAGTTCTCCGTATTTGGTGGCGCGACGGTTGGTATGACACAAAACACTTTTAAAGGCGAGTATATTGATCTAATTGACTCTTCAGAGAATGGTTCAGCTAAATCTAAAGAAACTGACTTTGTGTACGGTTTACAAGCCGGTGTTCAATACAAGATCATGAAAAACGTTTCTGCCGATTTCCAATACCGTCATATGTTCGAATCATATTCTGAAGGCAATTTAATTGAACTATCTGTACCAAACAACAGCGAGTTTACTGTGTCTGTCGATTACCGCTTCTAA
- the aqpZ gene encoding aquaporin Z, with protein MNRYIAEMFGTFWLVLGGCGSAVLAAAFPDVGIGLLGVSLAFGLTVLTMAFAIGHISGCHLNPAVTIGLWSGGRFDGKDVAPYIIAQVIGGIIAGGVLFVIASGQAGFDVVSSGFASNGYGEHSPGGYSLTAALVCEVIMTMVFLFVIMGATDSKAPAGFAPIAIGLCLTLIHLISIPVTNTSVNPARSTGVAVFVGDWAVSQLWLFWVAPIIGAVIGAMIYKAVRGSD; from the coding sequence ATGAATAGGTATATCGCAGAAATGTTCGGTACATTTTGGTTGGTATTAGGTGGTTGTGGTAGCGCCGTGTTGGCCGCTGCTTTTCCCGATGTAGGTATCGGCTTACTCGGGGTCTCCCTCGCCTTTGGTTTAACCGTACTCACCATGGCCTTTGCTATTGGGCATATATCAGGTTGTCACCTCAACCCAGCTGTCACCATCGGTCTATGGAGTGGTGGTCGCTTTGATGGCAAAGATGTTGCGCCTTATATTATTGCCCAAGTGATTGGCGGTATTATCGCGGGTGGCGTGCTATTTGTTATAGCTTCCGGCCAAGCAGGTTTTGACGTTGTCTCATCAGGCTTTGCTTCAAATGGTTATGGTGAACACTCGCCTGGAGGCTATTCACTTACCGCTGCACTCGTCTGTGAGGTCATCATGACCATGGTGTTCTTGTTTGTGATCATGGGCGCAACCGATTCAAAAGCACCGGCTGGATTCGCACCTATCGCTATCGGTCTATGTTTAACCCTAATTCACCTTATCAGCATTCCTGTAACCAACACCTCAGTGAACCCCGCTCGAAGTACTGGCGTAGCTGTGTTTGTCGGTGATTGGGCTGTGTCGCAATTATGGCTATTCTGGGTTGCACCGATTATTGGTGCCGTGATTGGCGCAATGATCTACAAAGCAGTGAGAGGTTCAGATTAA
- a CDS encoding Fe-S-cluster oxidoreductase, translating to MPDGKPAGVRCIQLNEQNLCKLFGQSSRPKVCHQFKACPVICGKTDQEALDNLIELEAIT from the coding sequence TTGCCAGATGGTAAGCCTGCTGGCGTGCGTTGCATTCAATTAAATGAGCAAAATCTCTGTAAGCTATTTGGTCAGTCTTCACGCCCCAAGGTGTGTCACCAATTTAAAGCTTGTCCTGTCATCTGTGGAAAAACAGATCAAGAAGCACTTGATAACCTTATTGAGCTCGAAGCAATAACCTAA